One window of the Podospora pseudopauciseta strain CBS 411.78 chromosome 4, whole genome shotgun sequence genome contains the following:
- a CDS encoding hypothetical protein (EggNog:ENOG503P8GX), with protein MSLLRTTLRRPLPPLPISSSLSLTRQYNPSLPRQAYKDDQDRTSLKPRPNDSTKSGSDDEAAECATAFDPTVTDPDLEFQSCWKGPYDNPLEASGANREISKETNERAEEKQAPRDGKTRESHSSKEGKKAGRMTSSFPK; from the coding sequence ATGTCCCTCCTCCGCACCACCCTCCGCCGGCCcctgcctccccttcccatttcctcttccctttccctaACCCGCCAATAcaacccctctctcccccGTCAAGCCTACAAGGACGACCAAGACCGCACCTCCCTCAAACCCCGACCCAACGATTCCACCAAATCTGGTTCGGACGACGAAGCCGCCGAGTGCGCCACAGCCTTCGACCCAACCGTCACAGACCCCGACTTGGAATTCCAATCCTGCTGGAAGGGGCCGTACGACAACCCCTTGGAAGCCTCGGGAGCCAACCGGGAAATATCAAAGGAAACAAACGAGAGGGCAGAGGAGAAACAAGCACCGCGGGATGGTAAGACGAGGGAGAGCCACTCTAgtaaggaggggaagaaggcggggaggatgacgagtTCTTTTCCAAAATGA
- the PKC1_1 gene encoding Serine/threonine kinase (COG:T; EggNog:ENOG503NVYN), protein MPGKNLTSKSGTLAYLAPEVYAGNGYDVRADWWSLGVLFYECIYNKRPFEGNSESSLSAVIQAAKPRFPVTNPPVSLTCMYAIQAALEPNPSKRMGHTWESFIHNDFFSMIDFMALERKEIEPVFIPSSEKTNFDATYDLEELLLEEAPLEARARRQKPRERLKDDATDKEIREDELYRMIETDFRNFDYTVAAYKKIASQTTQPNGQPAAPAAAAGKENLQPGTAQTTDTATAAPATTNGNSPTDSNKLTRPPSNHSRRSAPGRPPPLPPYPQSYNPRAGNRSGPGMIVESPTGGVQVTLDGGGSWSDLARQDATLPADASGANNELDGKESGGGGVFGFLSRKKGRGNSPKPKERGVLGKEGARVVIG, encoded by the exons ATGCCAGGCAAAAACCTGACAAGCAAGTCCGGCACCTTGGCATATCTTGCCCCCGAAGTCTACGCAGGAAACGGCTATGACGTACGCGCTGATTGGTGGTCATTGGGTGTCTTATTCTACGAATGCATTTACAACAAG AGGCCGTTCGAGGGAAATTCCGAATCATCATTGAGCGCCGTTATTCAAGCTGCAAAGCCCAGGTTTCCCGTAACAAATCCTCCGGTGTCGCTTACATGCATGTACGCCATCCAGGCCGCCCTGGAACCCAATCCGAGCAAACGTATGGGCCACACATGGGAGAGCTTCATTCACAATGACTTTTTCTCCATGATCGATTTCATGGCCCTGGAAAGGAAGGAGATTGAGCCAGTGTTTATCCCATCATCCGAAAAGACCAACTTTGACGCTACTTACGACTTGGAAGAGCTgcttttggaggaggcgccgCTTGAGGCTCGTGCGCGGAGACAGAAACCTAGGGAAAGGTTAAAGGACGACGCGACAGACAAGGAGATTCGTGAGGACGAGCTCTACAGGATGATAGAGACGGATTTCCGCAACTTTGACTACACTGTGGCCGCTTATAAGAA AATCGCATCAcaaaccacccaaccaaACGGGcaaccagcagcaccagcagccgCTGCCGGCAAAGAGAACCTCCAGCCCGGCACCGCCCAAACAACCGACACGGCCACAGCCGCGCCCGCCACGACAAACGGCAACTCCCCAACCGACAGCAACAAACTCACCCGCCCCCCGTCAAACCACTCGCGACGCAGCGCCCCAGGCCGCCCTCCCCCGCTGCCGCCATACCCCCAGTCTTACAACCCCCGCGCTGGAAACCGTTCGGGACCAGGAATGATTGTCGAGTCCCCAACAGGCGGCGTACAGGTTACTCTCGACGGGGGCGGCAGCTGGAGCGACCTTGCCAGACAGGACGCGACACTCCCAGCGGACGCCTCTGGGGCGAATAACGAACTGGATGGAAAGGAAAGCGGCGGTGGGGGTGTCTTTGGGTTTTTGagcaggaagaaggggagggggaataGTCCGAAGCCTAAAGAAAGGGGTGTATTGGGCAAGGAGGGTGCGAGAGTGGTGATTGGGTGA
- a CDS encoding hypothetical protein (EggNog:ENOG503P3YZ; COG:O): MASQYEGKLPHLEHNIKTPPPPTRRRQIDMSTFTSHLTSTITPDHITNPHSIPNPVDLSAAFRLVQDQFLTLASSAPSQENQSFLLSLAQSLEEDTLHPPTSLEGTSQEFVDSLDRIPRKSLSPDDKCPICMENFLDDPYCLVAELPCGGRHRLDLECVGPWLRTKGTCPCCRADLGERKKRKEAEEREKQKGKKQEVEEEEEEDDMDGLYA; encoded by the exons ATGGCCTCCCAATACGAAGGCAAGCTCCcccacc TCGAACACAACATcaaaaccccccctccccccacccgccgccgccaaatAGACATGTCCACCTTCACctcccacctcacctccaccatcacccccgaCCACATCACAAACCCCCActccatcccaaacccagtcgacctctccgccgccttccGCCTAGTCCAAGACCAGTTTCTCACCCTtgcctcctcggccccctCCCAAGAAAACCagtccttcctcctctccctcgcccagtCTCTCGAGGAGGACACGCTCCACCCCCCGACCTCCCTCGAGGGCACCTCCCAGGAGTTCGTCGACTCCCTCGATCGCATCCCGCGCAAGTCCCTCTCCCCCGATGACAAATGTCCCATCTGCATGGAGaacttcctcgacgaccCCTACTGCTTGGTGGCTGAGCTTCCTTGCGGGGGGAGGCACAGGTTGGATCTGGAATGTGTCGGCCCATGGTTGAGAACAAAGGGGACGTGCCCTTGCTGTAGGGCTGACTTGGGAGAGCgaaaaaagaggaaggaggcggaagagagggagaagcagaagggcaagaaacaagaggtggaagaggaggaagaggaggacgataTGGATGGGTTGTATGCTTAA